The DNA region GAGCTGCTGGGGGACACCCCGTTCGACCGCCCGCCGACCTACGAGGGCTACACGTCGCGCGGCCCCATCGGCCTGCAAGACCACGGCAACCCGATCCGCTTCCGCAACATCTGGGTGCGCGAGATCAAGGCGCCGGTGGGCGAGCAGGTGCGCGAGCCGTGGTTGCGGTAGTGCAGCGGTAGCGGAAGCGGACGGTGCAGGGGGGTGTGACTTGGGTGCGCGAGGCTTCGAGCGCAACGATCAGGATGCACGCGCCATCGGCGCTGCCCTCAACACGAGGCGCCAACGCTCCCGACTCGGCGGGCTCGAAAGCTAGACCCGTCCCCACATACATCGCCGCGATCCCGCCGTAACGCATCGCCTTGACCCGGCACGCAACGTCAAACAGAAACCCGTCTGGCAGAGGCTCGATGCTGGCCGACCAGTGGCAGTCCCTGTCTGCCCCCGACAGGAACAACAAGTCTCCCTGCTGATGAACCTCGGTGAAGACAGGCGAATGGAGGCACTTAATGAGTTCGGACTCGCGGCGTGCATCGCCCGCGGCAAGAAGTTGTTGGTAGCGGTCGTCGCGCCACGCAAGCGTAAGCTCTACGTGCCCGGACTGGACGACAAAGGTTGGGTGAGCGCTCATTAGCAGTCATTATCCAGCACGCGTGCGGCAACCTTGCGAGCCGGGGCGTCCCCGCCCCCGGCGCCACGCGATGGATAATCTACCCTGGCGCGCCGGGGGCGGGGACGCCCCGGCTCGCACGTTGCCGATGGTTTAGTCCTCGCCGTCGTCGTCCGCGATGGGTTGCCCCGCGCGCCAGCGGAGCGTGGCCTCCAAGAACCCCTGGATATCGCCGTCGAGGACCGCATGAAAGTTGCCCATCTGGAACTTGGTGCGGGCGTCTTTCACGCGTTGGTCGGGGTGCAGGAAGTAGTTGCGTATCTGGCTGCCGAAGCCGCTCTTGGCCTGGTTCTGGTACTTGGCGGCGTCCTCGGCCTCGCGTTTCTCTTCCTCGAAGCGGGCCATCCGGCTGCGGAGCATCTTCCAGGCGGTGGCGCGGTTCTTGTGCTGGGAGCGTTCGCTCTGGCACTGCGCGACGATGCCGGTAGGGATGTGTGTGAGCCGGACCGCGGAGTCGGTCTTGTTGACGTGCTGCCCGCCGGCGCCGCTGGCGCGGTAGGTGTCCGTGCGTACGTCGGCCTCGTTGATCTCAACGTCGACGCTCTCGCTGATCTCCGGCGAGACGTCGACCGCGGCGAAGCTGGTCTGGCGTTTGCCCTCGGAGTTGAACGGGCTGATCCGCACCAGGCGGTGGATGCCGCTCTCCCCTCGCAGGTAGCCGTAGGCCATCGGGCCGCGCACGGCGATGGTGGCGGTGTTGATGCCCGCCTCTTCGTTGTCCTGGCGGTCGATCAGCTCCGAGGAGTAGCCGGCGTGCTGCGCCCACTGCAGGTACATGCGCATCAGCATCTCGGCCCAGTCGTTGGCGTCGGTGCCGCCGTCGCGGGCGTTGAGCGTGATGATGGCGCCCGCGGCGTCGTGCTTGCCGCTCAAGAGCGCGGAGAGCTTGAGCGCCTCGATCAGCCCCTCGAGCCGTTCCACCTCGGAGCGGACCTCGCCGGCGAACGAGTCGTCCTCTTCCGCCATCTCGAGCATCGCGGCCAGATCGCCGGCGCCCGTGAGCGCTTTGTCGAGCGGATCGACCACGGCGCCCAGGCCCTTGAGCTCACCGATCACCTCTTGGGCGTGCTCTTGATCATTCCAGAAGCCCGGGTCGCCCTGCTCCTTCTCGATCTCCCCGATCCGCTGCTTTTTACTGGCGTAGTCAAAGAGAGTCTCGGAGCTGCTCCAGCGCGTGCCGGATCGCCTCGCTGCGGTCGTACCACTCTTTGTCCATGACGTGCGCCTGTAGGTGTGGGGGAAGCATGGAAGTATACGAATCACTCGACGCTTAAGGAACCGCCAAGACGCCACGACGGACGGATAAACCGCCAAGGACGCCAAGAGCGCGAAGAACAGAAGAAAGAATGAGTTCGGCCGTGAGACTGTCGGGACGATTTGCAAACCTTGCGGATTTCATCTTGATGCTGCCCATCCAGTCGATCCGGTCCGATTCTATCGTCCTTCTTGGCGTTTCTTGGCGGTCTTGGCGGTTTCAACGTCCGTCAGTCCCGTCGTGGCGTGCTTGGCGCTCGTGGCGTCTTTGCGGTTTCGTCCGTAAACTGGATAGATGGCGCGTGTCGTTTTGGCTATGTCTGGCGGGGTTGACTCCAGCGTTGCTGCCCACCTGCTGCTGGAGCAGGGGCACGACGTGGTGGGGGTGTTCATGCGCCACGGCGAGAAGTCGCCCGCGGCGTGCGACCTGGAGCCAGCATCGGCGAAGACGCTCCTGCCGATCATCGGTCAGGGGGGGGCGGGGAGGCTCGACCACAAGCAGGGCTGCTGCACCGCCAGCGACGCAGAAGACGCCCGCCGGGTGGCCGACCGGCTCGCGATCCCGTTCTACGCGATCGACCTGCAGGCCGAGTTCGGGCGGATCATCGACTACTTCGCGGACGAGTACGCCCGCGGCCGAACCCCCAACCCGTGCGTCCAGTGCAACAACTGGATCAAGTTCGGCAAGCTGTTTGACTACGCAGACGCGGTTGGGGCCCAGTACGTGGCGACCGGGCACTACGCCCGTTTGCGCGCTGGCGAAGATGGAGCCGAACTGCTGCGCGGCGTCGATGCCGGCAAGGACCAGTCGTATGTGCTGTTCGGCATCGACCGCGGACTGCTGCCACGGATGCTGCTGCCCGTGGGTGGGTTCGAGAAGCCCGCGATCCGCCGGATGGCCGCGGCGGTGGGCCTGAATGTCGCGACGAAGAAGGACAGCCAAGAGATCTGCTTTGTCACCAGCGGCCGGTACGATGCGCTGGTCAAGCACCGCCGGCCCGAGGGCGCCGAAGCGGGCGAGCTAGTATCGACTTCAGGCGAGGTGCTCGGCCGGCACGCGGGGGTCGCTGGGTTTACCGTGGGGCAACGCAAGGGGCTCGGCGTGGCGCTGGGCGAGCGGCAGTTTGTCGTGCGGATCGAGCCCCAGTCGAACCGCGTCGTGCTGGGGAGCCGCGACGAGCTGATGCGCAGCGAGCTGACGGCGGCCCGCTGCAACTGGCTGGTGGATACGCCGATCGGCGAGCCGCTGAAGGGCTTGGCCCAGATCCGGTACAACGCGCCGCCCGCCGGCGCCGTAGTGACCCGCCTCGAAGGCGACCGTCTGCAAGCGGTGTTCGACCAGCCGCAGTTTGGCGTCGCGCCGGGTCAAGCCGTGGTCTGCTACGGAGGCGACCGCGTGCTGGGGGGAGGATGGATCGAGTGACGGACAATCGGCCCTATAGCCGCCAGATCATCAGCGCCGAGTAGTTGGTGTTGTGCGGCTTGGCGCCGTCCGGTTCGCTGTCGTACCGGTCGTTGGCGGAGAGCTTGAGGCTCACTCTTGAGGGCACCGAGAGCTGAACCTCGAATCCAAGGTCGGTGAGCATACGGTACCGGCCAAAGTCTTCCCACTCCGGGAAGTAGTCGATCTTGCCGTAGAATTTCTGGGTGTCGGAAATCTTCTGCTGAAAGTCGAGGCCCGCCTGCGCTTCGGGCACCCACGCGTCTTTCTTGCCGCCGAACTCACGCGAGGCGCCGTTACCGATCCGGCACGCGAGCTTGAAGAAATCCTCGTCGATGAACTGGTAGCCGATACCGGAGTTGACGTTCACGTTCAGGTCGTACGTCTGAAACTCGTCGTGGAAGACCTGGGAAAGGATGTAGATGGACCAGGGCGACTTGGCGAACAGCCAGTCGTGGCGGGCGTCGAGCAGGGCGTTGTTCTGCGTCTCGATCCCGTTTGATTGGGTCTGGTTGTGGTACAGGCTGATGTCGAGTTTGTGGCGCTCGGTCTTCCGTTTGACATAGCCGCCTACCCGCATGCTGAGCGTGTCGCTTGTGCCACTCGAACCGTTCAGGCCCAGCTCAACGGCGGTGTCCCACGGCGTCGGTCCGAACCAATAAGCAACGTTGTACCACTGGGGCTGAGGCTCGGCCTCGGGCTCGAGCTCTTCTTTGAGGACCGCTTCTTCGGCAGCTACCTCAGATTCTGGCGGGGGCGCCTCGATCGGCTCGATGTACGCACCGAGGGCGACCGGGTCGCTGAATTCCACCCCGGTGGATGGGTACGGGGGCGGGGGCAGCTCCGGGTCCGGCTGTTGGGCCATCAGCGGGAGGCGACAACTCAACAACGCCACCAGTGCGATGTGCGAGACGAGATGTTGGCGCCAGGGCATAAGTACGGCCGACAGGGATGAAGTGTGGAGGGGCGCAGCGTCCCCTCGCGCCCATGGCTTGTAGCAAACGTCCCGACAATCCGCCAACACCGCAATGGACCCCGCTAGCACCAAACGGCACGGCGCAAAAAAATCGGGCCGGGCTCCCGAAAGAGCCCGGCCCGTCGTAGTTCAGCGTTCTAGAAGCCTAAGCCTCAGTTGCAGCCGCACGGCGCCGGGGCGCTGGAACCGCAACCACCACAACCCGAGGTGCTGGCGCCACAGCCGCCAACGGCGACTTCCACCTGGCTGGCGACCATCTTGCAGACCTGGACCGGGACTTCCTTGGTCACCGTGTGCGGGACGCAGACGGTGTACGTTTGGGTCTTGGTCTCAGGAACGCAGTCGTAGCTGGTGACGGTGTAGGTGCGAGTCTTCTCCTCGGGGACCATCACGCAGTAGTTGACTTCCTTGCTCATCTTCTCCGGCACGCAAGTCATGACGGTGTACTCGCGGGTGCGGGTCTCCGGCTTGCACTTGGTGACGTTCACGGTGCGGGTCTCGGTGGTCGGCACGCACTTGGTGACCGTGTAGGTGCGGGTCCGGGTCTCGGGCACGCACTTGGTGACCGTGTAGGTGCGGGTCTTGGTCTCGGGGACCATCTTGCACACCTTGAACGTACGGGTCCGCTCTTCGGTGGTCATCTTGCAGACCTTCACGGTGCGGGTCCGCTCTTCCGTGCTGCACTTGGTGACCGAGTAGGTGTAGGGCACCTCTTCGGTAACGCACTGGTAGGTCGTGCAAGGAACTTCCTTGGTCTCACAACCGCCAACCCAAACGCGCTGGCAAACGGTCTTGGTGCAACCGCCGCAGTCACCACAACCACCGCAGCCGCCGCAACCGCCGGCCGCCGAACCACAGCCGCCGCCGGCAGCAACCTCAACCATCTGGGTTTCCCAGTGGCCGCTGTTGACGGTGACCGTCTTCATGGTGGTGACGGGGACGCGCTTCGTCACGGTCCGGGTCGCCTCAACCTGCTCGGTGTGGGGGACCTGCACGGTGTAGGTCTGCTCTTGATCCTCGTAGACGGGGACGCTGACCGTGTAGGTCTCGGTCTTGTCCTCGTACGTCGGGGTCATCACGGTGTACTCTTGCGTCTTCTCTTCGGTGGTCGGGACCATCACGGTGTAGTCGGAGGTCTTCTCTTCGGAGACCTGCTTCATCACGGTGTAGTTCTGCTCAACCGCCTCGGTGTAGGGCACCATCACGGTGTACTCTTGCGTGCGGGTCTCGGGGACCTGCTTCATCACCGTGTACTCGACCGTCTTGGTCTGCGTGGTCGGGACCATAACCGTGTAGGTCGAGGTCTTCTCTTCCGTGCGCGGGACGCGCTTCATCACCGTGTACTCACGCTCACGCGTCTCGTTCGTGTACTCCGTGCTGGTGACCGTACGCATTTCGGTCACGTACGTCGGCGTCATTACCGTCTTCATCACCGTGGTTGCGCCACAGTCGCTCGTGGCGGAGCCACAACCACCGCCGCAATCGCTGGCGGCCGAGCCGCACCCGCAATCGCTGGTGGCGGCGCCACAGCCACAATCGCTGGTCGCTTGTGCACAACAGGGCTCGCTACAACCCCCGCCGCACGGCGAGCCGCAGCCCCCGCACGCCCAGGCGTTGCCGGCCGTTACCGCCAGCACACACGCTGACAGCAGTCCAAATACCTGACGCATCACGATGTCCTCCATCGAAGAAAAAAAGAGAGAAAGGAAGTTCACTTTAAGCAAGATGGGCACCCCTGGCATTCAGAGAAGCCTGTACCGGTCGCGCTATTCGGGATGAGTTTAGCCCCGCTGCGGGTAACGTCAAGTGTCCGTAGTTTCCCCGCGTACAAATGCGGACAGTCGCAGTAAAACTAGCGAGGCGTGGCTCAACCGAGGCAGGATAGACTACCCATCCAGCCCAGGCCAGCAAATTGCGGCCACAAACAGGGAAATCTCCCGATCTTTCCGGGGTCTGCACCGGACAGGCCGCGTAGTTCGTTTCACGGGTACTTGAGGCGTGCTCACGCGGAAAACTTAGGTCATCCCCGGATCAGCGGACGACCCGGAGCAGTTCAATCCGGAAGATTAGCACCTGGTTCGGCCCGATCGGACCGCCCGGCGTCCCTTCCGCCCCGTAGGCAATCTTGCTGGGGAGCACGACTTCCCACTCGGCTCCGGCTTTCATCTTTTGCAGCGCTTCGGTCCATCCTGGGATCACGCGGCCCACAGGGAACTGGGCCGGCTCGCCCCGCTCGAAGGAGCTGTCGAAAACGGTTCCATCGATCAGCTTTCCTTCGTAGTGGCATTCAACGACGCTGCTGGCCGTAGGTGAAGCGCCCGTCCCGGGCTTAATCACGCGGTACATCAACCCGCTGGGCGTGGTCTGCACCCCCTCTTGCTTGGCGAACGCCGCCAGGAACGCGGCTCCTTCTTTCTCGTTGCTTCCCGCGGCTTCGGCCATCTGCTGGCGGGCCTGACGCTCAAACAGCTGCGAAAGGGCCATCATGCACTGCTGCATACGCTCCTGCGTCATCTGCGGCTTGCCGTTCTCTTGGAGTCCGTCCGTGACGCCGGCCAACAGGGCCTGCTGGTCTAGCTGCACCGGCGTGCTGCGAACTTCGGTCGCGAAGTTTAGCCCCAGGGCGTAGCTCATCTCCTTGGCGCTAACCGGGGCGACTGCTTCGGCAGCGGGTTGGGCCGGCAGGTCGTCCTGCCCCAGGGTTGGTTGGACAGCGAGCAGCGTCAGCGCTAGGGCGCACATCGTTCGGGATTGGCAAAGCATGTGGGGCTCCATGGAATTGGCGGGGGAGGGGAGTTTGATTCGTACAGCGGGGGGCGCCAATCGATTCCAACGCCCGCTGCGGCGCGGTATTGTAATAGTGATCCCCCGCAGATGCGATAACCTGACGGCTATTCAAGGTTTTCTCTTGTTTTTCTCGAGCTCCACTCCTCGCAGGCGCCGCCAGTACGGATTGGCGGCAACCAATGCGTTCACGCTGGTAGAGCTGCTTACCGCGATCGCGATTGTTGGCATCCTGATCGCCCTGCTGTTGCCCGCAGTGCAGCAGGCGCGTGAAGCGGCGCGCAACGTTCAATGCAAGAGCCGACTCCGGCAGCTCGCTATCGCTAGCAGCAACTACGAGAGCGCTCAGGGTCAGCTCCCTTCGGCCGGCGATGTTGAGTACGACTCCGGGACCGCGTTTCCGTCGTCTGGCGCGCTGGACTTCGATGTGTTTATGCCGAAGCAGGGGCGGCAGATCGGCTGGGGGGTAACCCTGTTGCCCTATTTAGAAGAGCAGCCGCTGTTCGACCGCTTCGACCTGGACGCACCCTTATTTCTGCAGCCCGGCGATCCGCAGGCGACCCGCCTGCCGATGCTCGTTTGTCCGAGCGACTTCGGCGATCCCGCCCCCTTTCAGCACCCGACGCACACGCTTGGCCGCCCGCTGGCCAAGGGAAACTTTGCCGCGTTCTGCAGCCCCTTCCACGTAGAAACCCAGTTGCTTGCGCCGGGGGCGATCATCGGGCGGGGCCAGCCGCTCCGCAAAGTGACCGACGGCATAAGCCACACGCTGGCGTTCAGCGAGGTCCGAACACGCGATCACGCGTTTGACGAACGAGGCGCCTGGGCACTGCCGTCCGCCGGCGCCAGCCTGCTGGCCTTCGACATGCACCCAGACGCTACTTGCTACCCCTACGTGCCGTTTGGCGGCCCGTACGGGTCTGGCACCATCGCCGATCAAACACAACGCCCCAACACCCTGGGCCCGAATCAGGACGTGATCCGCGAGTGCCCAGAACCGGCCGACGCGCAGCTCGCCGGGATGCCCTGCTGGGGAACCTCGGCAGGATTTCTTTCTGCAGCGCCCCGCAGCCAACACCCCGCAGGAGTGAACGCCGCGGCGCTCGACGGGAGTGTCCGGCTGCTGACCGATGATATCGACGCCTTCCTGATGGCGTACCTGATCAGCATCAACGACGGGTTCAGCGACTCCAGCGATACCCCTCAACGCCCTTCATCCACGAAAGCATGCCCCTACCGCGTCCCCAAACTCTAGCGGCCCTCGTGCTGCTGACGCTGGGCGCTGGGGCCATGGCGGCGTCGCTTGCGCAGTCCGGTTCCGGGGGCGCCGCGGCGTGGACGAACGAGCGGGCCGTCGAGTACCAACAGGCGGCTGGCGAGCTGCACAGGCTGGCATTTGCCCCGGATTCGGCCGAGTCTCGCGAAAAACTCGCCCTGGCGCAAGCCCGGTACGACACACTGCGGGGCGAACTAGACGCGGCTCGAAGCGGCGGCTGGTCGCCGGCGGACCTGCTCTTCTGGGGGGGCGGGGCCCTGATCGTCGGCGCCGGTTTGGCGGCCGCCTCAGGCCGGGAGAGGGCCCGAACGAACGAGCACGCCCACCGACGCTAGCGGACCGCGGGCCAGCATCGGGTCCGAATTAGACGGCGCCAATTATCGCAATCGGGCCGATTAATTGGGCTACGGAGTTGACGCGGACCTCCATTGTGGCCAATACTTTTGAGGTTGATTCCCCTGGGAATGCTCGGCCGGCTCATCGACCACGGCCCCAATATGCATTGCCAAACACCAAGTAGCTGGAGATAGCTTGTCCCGACTTCGTCCTAGCGACCGCAACGCGGTTAGCAAAAACCAACCGCGGATCAACGAACTGATCCGCGTCTCTCCGATCCGCGTCGTTTCTGAAACCGGCGAACAGCTCGGCATCATCCCGACCGAGGACGCCCTGACGCGGGCCCGCGCCGCGGGTCTCGACCTGGTGGAAGTCGCTCCCAACGACAAGCCGCCGGTCTGCAAGATCATGGACTTCGGCAAGTTCAAGTACCAGCAGAAGAAGCGGCAGCACAAGGGCCACGCCCACCAGAGCAAGAACAAAGAGGTCCGCCTGCGGCCGAAGATCGGCGAAGCCGACCTGATGACCAAGGTGAACCGCGCCAAGAAGTTCCTCAAAGAGAAAGACAAGGTGGTCTTCTCCGTGATCTTCCGCGGTCGCGAGAACGCCCACGTCGACGAGGGCTTCAAGCTGGTGGAGCGCGTCGTAGCGGAGCTGACGGAAGTGGCCAAGGTCGAGCAGAACGCCTCGATGCAGGGTCGCCGGATCGTGGTGACGTTCGCGCCAAAGTAGGGGCCTCAGCTACGGCGCTCGGTCCACCCGCACTGGGTCCACCCGCACTGGGTCCACCCGCACTGGGTCCTCCCGCACTGGGTCCTCCCGCGATTGGCGCTAGTTACGCGGAGTGCAGGCTGCTACGCGCCGCGATCGCCTGCGTGCGAGCCTCCTCCGGGCTGCCAGCCTGCACCGTGAGGTGTCCCATCTTCCGCCCGGGCTTGGGATTGGTCTTTCCGTACAGGTGGA from Pirellulimonas nuda includes:
- the prfB gene encoding peptide chain release factor 2 (programmed frameshift) produces the protein MDKEWYDRSEAIRHALEQLRDSLDYASKKQRIGEIEKEQGDPGFWNDQEHAQEVIGELKGLGAVVDPLDKALTGAGDLAAMLEMAEEDDSFAGEVRSEVERLEGLIEALKLSALLSGKHDAAGAIITLNARDGGTDANDWAEMLMRMYLQWAQHAGYSSELIDRQDNEEAGINTATIAVRGPMAYGYLRGESGIHRLVRISPFNSEGKRQTSFAAVDVSPEISESVDVEINEADVRTDTYRASGAGGQHVNKTDSAVRLTHIPTGIVAQCQSERSQHKNRATAWKMLRSRMARFEEEKREAEDAAKYQNQAKSGFGSQIRNYFLHPDQRVKDARTKFQMGNFHAVLDGDIQGFLEATLRWRAGQPIADDDGED
- the mnmA gene encoding tRNA 2-thiouridine(34) synthase MnmA, whose product is MARVVLAMSGGVDSSVAAHLLLEQGHDVVGVFMRHGEKSPAACDLEPASAKTLLPIIGQGGAGRLDHKQGCCTASDAEDARRVADRLAIPFYAIDLQAEFGRIIDYFADEYARGRTPNPCVQCNNWIKFGKLFDYADAVGAQYVATGHYARLRAGEDGAELLRGVDAGKDQSYVLFGIDRGLLPRMLLPVGGFEKPAIRRMAAAVGLNVATKKDSQEICFVTSGRYDALVKHRRPEGAEAGELVSTSGEVLGRHAGVAGFTVGQRKGLGVALGERQFVVRIEPQSNRVVLGSRDELMRSELTAARCNWLVDTPIGEPLKGLAQIRYNAPPAGAVVTRLEGDRLQAVFDQPQFGVAPGQAVVCYGGDRVLGGGWIE
- a CDS encoding DUF481 domain-containing protein; translation: MPWRQHLVSHIALVALLSCRLPLMAQQPDPELPPPPYPSTGVEFSDPVALGAYIEPIEAPPPESEVAAEEAVLKEELEPEAEPQPQWYNVAYWFGPTPWDTAVELGLNGSSGTSDTLSMRVGGYVKRKTERHKLDISLYHNQTQSNGIETQNNALLDARHDWLFAKSPWSIYILSQVFHDEFQTYDLNVNVNSGIGYQFIDEDFFKLACRIGNGASREFGGKKDAWVPEAQAGLDFQQKISDTQKFYGKIDYFPEWEDFGRYRMLTDLGFEVQLSVPSRVSLKLSANDRYDSEPDGAKPHNTNYSALMIWRL
- a CDS encoding FKBP-type peptidyl-prolyl cis-trans isomerase → MLCQSRTMCALALTLLAVQPTLGQDDLPAQPAAEAVAPVSAKEMSYALGLNFATEVRSTPVQLDQQALLAGVTDGLQENGKPQMTQERMQQCMMALSQLFERQARQQMAEAAGSNEKEGAAFLAAFAKQEGVQTTPSGLMYRVIKPGTGASPTASSVVECHYEGKLIDGTVFDSSFERGEPAQFPVGRVIPGWTEALQKMKAGAEWEVVLPSKIAYGAEGTPGGPIGPNQVLIFRIELLRVVR
- a CDS encoding DUF1559 family PulG-like putative transporter codes for the protein MAATNAFTLVELLTAIAIVGILIALLLPAVQQAREAARNVQCKSRLRQLAIASSNYESAQGQLPSAGDVEYDSGTAFPSSGALDFDVFMPKQGRQIGWGVTLLPYLEEQPLFDRFDLDAPLFLQPGDPQATRLPMLVCPSDFGDPAPFQHPTHTLGRPLAKGNFAAFCSPFHVETQLLAPGAIIGRGQPLRKVTDGISHTLAFSEVRTRDHAFDERGAWALPSAGASLLAFDMHPDATCYPYVPFGGPYGSGTIADQTQRPNTLGPNQDVIRECPEPADAQLAGMPCWGTSAGFLSAAPRSQHPAGVNAAALDGSVRLLTDDIDAFLMAYLISINDGFSDSSDTPQRPSSTKACPYRVPKL
- the infC gene encoding translation initiation factor IF-3, giving the protein MSRLRPSDRNAVSKNQPRINELIRVSPIRVVSETGEQLGIIPTEDALTRARAAGLDLVEVAPNDKPPVCKIMDFGKFKYQQKKRQHKGHAHQSKNKEVRLRPKIGEADLMTKVNRAKKFLKEKDKVVFSVIFRGRENAHVDEGFKLVERVVAELTEVAKVEQNASMQGRRIVVTFAPK